The following coding sequences lie in one Corticium candelabrum chromosome 10, ooCorCand1.1, whole genome shotgun sequence genomic window:
- the LOC134185480 gene encoding transmembrane protein 104 homolog has translation MARAQAIETRALRNSEVVDCQVGEIRTDRRFELPELCQIFLGRVTSICYLLALLFYLFLSQWMASPIIGTAVATNMPINSGVFRQCNEKDFGPHLHPTDGCWNTYALSVLLFSVVIIPLSCLELKELAVIQVIMALFRFIMLLVMSIYSIVSVAEEDDSSDTSSDDDVFTKFNIQGLLAAVPVFVFAQMLQSSIPSLTQPISNKRRLVVFYSAVFLVTTILYSMVGVTVAMYKKNNILEVCSANWKSLTSPEHGAAVRALSYFIVLFPAIDIWSAYPLTVIIMANMVENMYNNDPMQTPSRATRVVHRFFWATMPIVASVFITNLVILDKYDGLIAYFIVFWFPALLQYKSRKVCEELCLSTDTPYSSWYSGNKVVLVVFLFGIVVTLATFVGFVLPGSLS, from the exons ATGGCTAGAGCCCAG GCAATAGAAACAAGAGCTCTTCGAAACAGTGAAGTCGTCGATTGTCAAGTTGGTGAAATTAGGACAGACCGTCGATTTGAACTTCCCGAGTTGTGTCAGATTTTCTTGGGACGAGTTACGAGCATTTGCTATCTCCTTGCTTTGCTTTTCTACTTATTCCTATCCCAGTGGATGGCGAGCCCTATCATCGGAACAGCTGTGGCAACTAACATGCCCATCAACTCGGGCGTGTTTCGGCAGTGCAATGAGAAAGATTTCGGGCCACACTTGCATCCGACCGATGGTTGTTGGAATACGTATGCACTCTCAGTGTTACTGTTTTCTGTTGTTATAATTCCTCTGTCGTGCTTGGAGTTGAAAGAGCTGGCTGTCATTCAAGTGATCATGGCCTTGTTTAGATTTATTATGCTGTTGGTTATGTCGATCTACTCGATTGTGTCCGTGGCCGAGGAAGACGACTCGAGTGACACATCGAGTGATGATGATGTCTTTACAAAGTTTAATATCCAGGGTTTACTTGCTGCTGTACCAGTGTTTGTCTTTGCCCAGATGCTGCAGTCGTCCATCCCGTCTCTAACTCAGCCGATATCCAACAAACGCAGACTTGTAGTCTTTTACTCGGCTGTCTTTCTTGTAACAACGATATTATATAGTATGGTGGGTGTCACAGTGGCTATGTATAAGAAGAACAACATTTTGGAAGTCTGTAGTGCAAACTGGAAGTCTCTAACCAGCCCAGAACATGGTGCAGCGGTACGTGCTCTCTCTTAtttcattgttctgtttccTGCAATCGATATCTGGTCAGCGTATCCTCTTACTGTCATCATCATGGCCAATATGGTGGAAAACATGTACAACAACGATCCGATGCAGACTCCGAGTCGTGCCACGAGGGTCGTACATCGATTCTTTTGGGCTACCATGCCGATCGTGGCGTCAGTTTTTATCACGAACTTGGTCATTTTGGACAAGTATGATGGCCTCATTGCTTACTTCATCGTGTTTTGGTTCCCGGCCTTGCTCCAGTACAAGTCAAGAAAAGTGTGTGAAGAGCTCTGTCTGAGTACAGATACACCGTATTCCTCGTGGTATAGTGGAAATAAGGTTGTACTCGTTGTATTTTTATTCGGCATTGTAGTTACGTTGGCAACGTTCGTTGGATTCGTGCTGCCAGGCAGCCTTTCATGA